A window from Pseudomonadota bacterium encodes these proteins:
- a CDS encoding CoA transferase subunit A — protein sequence MSAYPEIADKLMTPKEAVKRYIKNGSQIVLGGFTIARNPMAIAYEIIRQGLKDLHLVCHSHGQALDVLIGAGCVKRLEIAYGGNGRYAPTCIRFKKAIQRGEIEFEDYSNYQMSLRFLAGALGIPFIPTKSGLGSDLINLEGFSKKIRKERKVASRKYVVIDNPFNGVEDKVVLLPALTPDVALIHAQYVGEDGTVRIKGLTFTDIEQAKSADIVIVTCEEIVPRSFIRLDPDQNSLPPFFVDAIVRVPYGAHPTACYAFYDYDPKHLNLYKKVAEDEALFKKYLDEWAYGVSSHEEYLEKIGWTALSRIKANPVLGYAPGLDRK from the coding sequence ATGAGCGCATATCCTGAAATAGCTGACAAGTTGATGACCCCAAAAGAAGCTGTGAAGAGATATATTAAAAATGGCAGCCAGATTGTTCTCGGAGGATTTACCATAGCGAGAAATCCCATGGCAATTGCATACGAAATCATAAGACAGGGGCTCAAAGACTTACATCTTGTGTGCCATTCTCATGGTCAGGCACTCGATGTTTTGATTGGTGCTGGCTGCGTGAAGAGGTTAGAGATAGCCTATGGTGGTAACGGGAGGTATGCCCCCACCTGTATTCGATTCAAAAAGGCTATCCAGAGGGGAGAAATTGAGTTTGAAGATTATTCCAACTATCAGATGAGCTTACGATTTTTAGCCGGTGCTCTGGGAATACCATTTATACCGACAAAGTCAGGTCTCGGCTCAGACCTCATCAACCTTGAGGGATTTTCAAAAAAGATCAGGAAAGAACGGAAGGTCGCATCGAGGAAGTATGTCGTGATAGATAATCCTTTTAATGGCGTTGAGGATAAAGTAGTGCTACTTCCCGCCCTCACACCTGACGTAGCACTCATACACGCACAATATGTGGGAGAAGACGGCACGGTAAGGATAAAAGGTCTTACCTTTACCGATATAGAACAGGCAAAATCAGCAGATATAGTCATTGTCACATGCGAGGAAATTGTGCCCCGGTCATTTATCAGGCTTGACCCTGACCAGAACTCGCTCCCACCTTTTTTTGTCGATGCGATTGTAAGGGTCCCGTATGGTGCTCATCCAACAGCATGTTATGCATTTTATGATTATGACCCGAAACACCTAAATCTCTATAAAAAGGTAGCGGAAGATGAAGCCCTCTTCAAAAAATATCTTGACGAGTGGGCATACGGGGTTTCAAGCCACGAGGAATACCTTGAAAAGATCGGCTGGACGGCACTTTCGAGAATTAAGGCAAATCCTGTATTGGGTTATGCCCCTGGTCTTGATAGGAAATAA
- a CDS encoding TAXI family TRAP transporter solute-binding subunit, producing MDFDRLFEKDKELRRRDFLKLTGALGGAMLLGNTGKVFAQAKKRISIATGGMGGVYFVIGGGMASILTKYAGVEAAAEVTSASVDNCKLIGAKKSDTGLIMADTGYDAYKGIGNFKGRPIPLRTLTVLYPNLMHVVTLEGKGIKKVADLKGKRVSTGSPGSGTEVKALRVLEAAGINHEKDIKKDRLGAGESAGALKDGKIDAYFWDGGVPTSSVLDLASSPGIKMVLISHEDLVPKMIEKYGPVYYKSIIPKKAYTGMDHDIQVACVANILVCHQDMDDTLAYNIVKTILEHLKELVAIHKEALNINLKDGGSSKAVPYHKGAAKYFKEKGISVPV from the coding sequence ATGGATTTTGACCGTTTATTTGAAAAGGATAAGGAACTGAGAAGGCGTGATTTTCTTAAATTGACCGGTGCCCTTGGTGGTGCCATGCTTCTTGGTAATACAGGCAAAGTTTTTGCCCAGGCAAAAAAGAGAATATCTATAGCCACTGGAGGCATGGGCGGTGTTTATTTCGTAATAGGGGGAGGAATGGCCAGCATCCTGACAAAATATGCCGGAGTGGAAGCTGCTGCTGAAGTAACATCGGCCTCTGTTGATAATTGTAAGCTCATCGGCGCAAAAAAATCTGATACGGGCTTAATCATGGCCGACACGGGATATGATGCGTATAAAGGTATAGGAAACTTTAAAGGCAGACCGATTCCCTTAAGGACATTGACAGTTTTGTATCCAAATTTAATGCATGTGGTGACCCTTGAAGGAAAGGGCATTAAAAAAGTGGCTGATTTAAAAGGGAAGAGGGTATCTACTGGTTCCCCTGGAAGCGGAACCGAGGTAAAGGCATTAAGGGTTCTCGAGGCGGCTGGGATTAACCATGAAAAGGACATAAAGAAGGATAGGCTTGGCGCAGGCGAGTCGGCAGGTGCATTGAAGGATGGCAAAATTGATGCATATTTTTGGGATGGTGGTGTTCCCACGTCATCAGTCCTTGACCTTGCTTCCTCACCAGGAATCAAAATGGTACTCATCTCTCATGAGGATCTTGTCCCCAAGATGATAGAGAAATACGGACCTGTCTATTATAAATCAATTATTCCCAAGAAGGCTTATACTGGCATGGACCATGACATACAGGTAGCTTGTGTTGCTAATATACTCGTTTGTCATCAGGATATGGATGACACGTTAGCATATAATATTGTGAAAACAATACTTGAACATTTAAAGGAACTGGTAGCAATCCACAAGGAAGCCTTAAATATAAACCTTAAAGATGGTGGAAGCAGCAAGGCTGTTCCATACCACAAAGGTGCAGCAAAGTACTTTAAAGAAAAAGGAATCAGCGTCCCGGTTTAA
- a CDS encoding TRAP transporter fused permease subunit translates to MEDKEEHVVDKAAGELTEEQKKKLEEIIEEEEGVTRKVTGFWNIVITVLAVAMSAFAIYTTVRPVTTQIVRGVFVAFLLALSFLYYPMAKKYKGKINLVDIILALAGLACIAYMLIDFEDFIYRAVTPELWDKIFGVLFILLVLEATRRSSGWIMPIACIAFLIYAYIGPWIPAPWTHRGYDIERIIGHMYMTLEGIFGVPIDVSSTIIIMFCIFGAFLSVSGAGKFYVDFAFTAMGHKPAAAGRSVVVTSYFLAMASGSGVANTVAIGSVAYPMLKKAGYDRDNAGGFLAAGGMGAITTPPVMGAAAFLIAEFLKISYVDVILLALIPAALYYWGLFVMVEFDAKKFGLKAVKFEKKYTLIQLTKMYGFHFLPLIAIVVFLVKGFTPQLSVLAAVLTCFLVSFIRKDTRFTVPKVIQALKEGSVNVLNVAAICASAGLIVGTVSLTGLGLKLSTIIIGYAGGNLIITAVFAAIILWIIGLAVPITATYIISAVIVAPALTQLGVPEYAAHMFIFYYALLSEVSPPTALSPFAAAAITGGDPYKTTMMAWKYAITAFLLPFIFVLLPAGRALLLHWEGISITAGIWTIFTAFLGIGMLASGCSGWLLKRSNILERVITIIGALGLVYPHNLGDVIGFVCLALVIIMQKMRKGGTGPVQATA, encoded by the coding sequence ATGGAAGACAAAGAAGAACATGTGGTAGATAAGGCAGCTGGAGAGTTAACCGAGGAACAGAAGAAAAAGTTAGAAGAAATTATAGAGGAAGAGGAAGGGGTTACCCGAAAGGTAACCGGTTTCTGGAATATTGTTATCACTGTGTTGGCAGTGGCAATGTCGGCATTTGCCATATATACTACGGTGAGACCTGTAACAACCCAGATTGTACGGGGCGTTTTTGTTGCCTTTTTACTTGCCCTTTCCTTTTTGTATTACCCGATGGCTAAAAAATACAAGGGAAAGATAAACTTAGTTGATATCATCTTGGCCCTGGCAGGGCTCGCATGTATCGCATATATGCTCATCGACTTTGAGGACTTCATATATCGGGCAGTCACCCCTGAGTTATGGGATAAGATCTTCGGGGTCCTATTCATACTCCTCGTATTGGAAGCTACCCGGAGAAGTTCGGGCTGGATCATGCCCATCGCATGCATTGCTTTCCTTATATATGCATATATAGGACCGTGGATTCCTGCCCCCTGGACACACAGGGGATATGATATAGAACGTATTATTGGTCATATGTATATGACATTGGAAGGCATATTCGGTGTTCCTATTGATGTCTCTTCAACAATAATCATTATGTTCTGTATTTTCGGGGCTTTTCTTTCTGTATCAGGGGCAGGTAAATTTTACGTTGATTTTGCCTTCACCGCCATGGGGCACAAACCTGCAGCTGCAGGACGTTCAGTGGTAGTAACATCCTATTTTCTTGCTATGGCATCTGGTTCTGGGGTTGCCAATACTGTGGCAATCGGTTCTGTTGCATACCCGATGCTCAAGAAGGCAGGATATGACAGGGATAACGCTGGCGGTTTTCTTGCTGCTGGTGGTATGGGGGCAATAACAACCCCACCGGTTATGGGTGCTGCGGCATTCCTTATTGCTGAGTTTTTGAAAATCAGTTATGTTGATGTCATATTGCTTGCCCTAATACCTGCAGCGCTTTACTACTGGGGGCTTTTCGTCATGGTTGAATTCGACGCGAAAAAATTTGGCTTGAAAGCTGTCAAATTTGAAAAGAAATACACATTAATACAGCTCACTAAAATGTACGGTTTCCATTTTCTTCCCCTTATTGCCATAGTGGTTTTTCTGGTGAAGGGTTTTACCCCCCAGTTATCGGTCCTTGCTGCTGTTTTGACATGTTTCTTAGTATCATTTATCAGAAAAGATACACGATTCACAGTACCGAAGGTTATCCAGGCCCTTAAGGAAGGTTCAGTGAATGTACTAAACGTTGCTGCTATCTGTGCATCGGCAGGTCTTATCGTCGGGACGGTAAGCCTAACAGGACTTGGCCTGAAGCTGTCAACAATTATTATCGGTTATGCTGGTGGAAACTTAATAATCACTGCGGTGTTTGCAGCTATCATTCTATGGATTATAGGATTAGCTGTTCCAATCACCGCAACATATATTATTTCTGCGGTCATCGTAGCCCCTGCACTTACCCAGCTCGGGGTTCCGGAATATGCAGCCCATATGTTCATCTTTTATTATGCCCTTCTCTCAGAGGTATCTCCACCAACCGCCCTGTCACCGTTTGCAGCAGCAGCAATCACAGGGGGTGATCCATATAAAACTACAATGATGGCATGGAAATATGCGATAACAGCCTTCCTTCTTCCGTTTATCTTTGTTTTACTACCAGCAGGAAGGGCTTTGCTGCTGCATTGGGAAGGTATTAGCATAACTGCAGGAATCTGGACTATTTTTACTGCATTTCTTGGGATAGGTATGCTTGCATCTGGTTGCTCTGGCTGGTTATTGAAAAGGTCGAATATTCTCGAACGTGTGATAACCATAATAGGTGCTTTAGGATTAGTGTATCCTCATAACTTAGGGGATGTTATCGGTTTTGTTTGCCTTGCTCTTGTAATTATTATGCAGAAAATGAGAAAAGGGGGTACAGGACCGGTTCAGGCAACAGCTTGA
- a CDS encoding amidohydrolase family protein, with protein MGFDIIIDSHSHWGPSMTMGTDVTTRELLHQQEESGITHVAIIPFPSTAISSNEINIRLLNETKKIKTFIPYHYIREDYDREGFEPIPDAYCGGKWHWMRGWQDSASNYKVLEDKKMPELIEKLRKIGKPIIFEEEFSFTEKFVEMFEGLTLIIPHLGMLGGNPMDFLKSFKNKEFIHFDTALAQQSTILKFIETIGSERVLFGSDVPFSYMKGELSKVLTLSIPYEDKEKVLFKNFIRLTNFKV; from the coding sequence ATGGGTTTTGACATTATCATTGATAGTCACTCACACTGGGGACCATCAATGACAATGGGTACTGATGTGACAACGAGGGAATTATTGCATCAGCAGGAGGAGTCAGGCATAACACATGTTGCTATCATCCCCTTTCCCTCCACGGCGATTTCAAGCAATGAAATAAACATAAGGCTTCTAAATGAGACAAAGAAGATAAAAACATTTATCCCGTATCACTACATCAGAGAAGATTACGACAGGGAAGGCTTTGAACCCATACCTGATGCGTACTGCGGTGGTAAGTGGCACTGGATGAGAGGGTGGCAGGATTCAGCCTCCAATTACAAAGTGCTTGAGGATAAGAAAATGCCGGAATTGATTGAAAAACTAAGAAAGATTGGTAAGCCGATTATCTTTGAAGAGGAGTTCTCGTTTACGGAAAAATTTGTAGAGATGTTTGAAGGACTTACACTTATCATACCTCATCTTGGCATGCTCGGTGGAAATCCCATGGATTTCCTCAAGAGTTTCAAGAATAAGGAGTTTATTCATTTCGATACAGCCCTTGCACAGCAGAGTACAATTCTAAAATTCATCGAAACCATAGGCTCTGAAAGGGTGTTATTCGGTTCCGATGTTCCTTTTAGTTACATGAAGGGCGAACTATCAAAAGTTCTCACCCTGTCTATCCCATACGAAGACAAAGAAAAGGTTCTTTTCAAGAATTTCATCAGGCTTACAAATTTCAAGGTGTAG
- a CDS encoding enoyl-CoA hydratase-related protein, whose translation MGYETLIIEREAPVGIIKLDRPPVNPLSVKSYLELYDAICEFERDDEIGAIIITGSGEKAFAAGLDVKDVIGKSAVETLDFLWSAPRRTFDKLTSIEKPTIAAVFGLALGGGCEVALCCDIRIASDDAIFGVPEINLGIMPGSGATQRLPRLIGVAKAKEMLFTGDNVNAAEAYRIGLVNKVVPKAILLEEAKAFAKKLASKPKAAFALIKRCVDNGLNMDLASGLTLEMDSFSIAFTSEDGREGINAFVEKRKPNYKGKNRGIN comes from the coding sequence ATGGGCTATGAAACTTTGATAATCGAGAGAGAAGCACCTGTTGGCATCATCAAGCTTGATAGACCTCCAGTAAATCCCTTGAGTGTGAAATCATATCTGGAACTCTATGATGCGATCTGTGAATTTGAAAGGGATGATGAAATTGGTGCAATTATTATAACAGGCAGTGGTGAAAAGGCCTTTGCAGCAGGTCTCGATGTAAAGGATGTAATAGGCAAGTCTGCAGTAGAAACTCTCGATTTCTTATGGAGTGCCCCGAGGAGAACCTTTGATAAACTTACAAGTATTGAAAAACCAACAATCGCTGCAGTTTTTGGGCTTGCCCTCGGTGGTGGTTGTGAGGTTGCCCTATGTTGTGACATCAGGATTGCATCTGATGATGCGATATTCGGTGTGCCTGAGATAAACCTTGGTATTATGCCAGGATCAGGGGCAACCCAGAGGCTTCCAAGGCTTATCGGGGTTGCGAAGGCAAAGGAGATGCTTTTTACAGGAGATAATGTGAATGCGGCAGAAGCCTATCGTATAGGCCTTGTTAATAAGGTTGTACCAAAAGCTATATTGTTGGAAGAAGCGAAAGCATTTGCAAAAAAACTGGCATCTAAACCGAAAGCAGCCTTTGCTCTTATAAAGAGGTGTGTTGATAATGGGCTCAATATGGACCTTGCATCTGGTCTCACGTTGGAAATGGATTCCTTTTCGATTGCCTTTACATCAGAAGATGGCAGAGAAGGTATAAATGCCTTTGTAGAAAAGAGAAAACCCAACTATAAGGGTAAAAATAGAGGAATTAATTAA
- a CDS encoding MBL fold metallo-hydrolase — translation MIFNGTGLVKDGLYVTGFAWSPTYLLVAEQPVLFEAGFCCMGRIYERDIRRILALKSPEILFLTHVHYDHCGAASYFKKVFPGLKIAASRRAAEIIKRPNAQKLMISLSQNAIHLIAPMEGIDEGMLIGEPFEPFEVDMILKEGQIINLKKNLSVQVFAAPGHTRDMFSYYIPERKMLIATETAGCLGQTGHIVSDFLVDYDGYMASLKRLAALDVEVLCQGHHFVFVGKSVKDFFARSIDAAEDFKVKVERLLRVEGGSIDRVVNLIKAEEYDTNPGPKQPEPAYLINLKTRVTHLAERLQWQKGSRGLGAR, via the coding sequence TTGATTTTTAATGGAACCGGACTGGTGAAAGATGGTTTGTATGTTACTGGTTTTGCATGGTCACCTACCTATCTTTTGGTGGCAGAACAGCCGGTTCTTTTCGAGGCTGGTTTTTGCTGCATGGGCAGGATATACGAGAGGGATATTAGAAGGATATTAGCCCTGAAAAGCCCTGAAATACTCTTTTTAACCCATGTTCATTATGACCATTGCGGTGCCGCATCATATTTCAAAAAGGTCTTTCCAGGCCTAAAAATAGCTGCTTCAAGAAGGGCTGCTGAGATTATAAAACGCCCAAATGCCCAAAAACTGATGATTTCCTTAAGCCAGAATGCAATCCATTTGATAGCTCCCATGGAAGGGATTGATGAAGGCATGTTAATAGGGGAACCGTTTGAACCCTTTGAGGTGGACATGATCCTTAAAGAAGGGCAAATAATCAACCTAAAAAAGAATCTAAGTGTTCAGGTCTTTGCAGCCCCTGGTCACACCAGAGACATGTTTAGTTATTACATACCCGAAAGAAAGATGCTTATTGCAACAGAGACTGCTGGCTGCCTCGGTCAGACGGGGCATATTGTGAGCGATTTCCTGGTTGACTATGATGGGTATATGGCTTCGCTCAAGCGTCTTGCTGCTTTAGACGTAGAAGTTTTGTGTCAGGGGCACCATTTTGTTTTCGTTGGTAAATCAGTAAAAGACTTCTTTGCCCGGTCAATTGACGCAGCTGAAGATTTTAAGGTTAAGGTGGAAAGACTTTTACGGGTTGAGGGAGGGTCTATAGACCGGGTTGTTAATCTTATCAAGGCTGAAGAATATGACACAAATCCTGGTCCTAAGCAACCAGAACCAGCATACTTGATCAACCTTAAGACCAGGGTAACTCACTTAGCAGAACGGCTTCAGTGGCAAAAGGGGTCAAGGGGTCTAGGGGCCAGGTAA
- a CDS encoding acyl-CoA dehydratase activase, translating into MLVAGIDIGSITTEALLFDKEMGIVGYTILQTGADSRKTAEIALEKVLAYPGKDASDISYTISTGCGRKRAAFAKESVTEITCLAKGVNYLFPDARTIIDIGGQDTKVIRVNEKGRVVEFEMNDKCAAGTGRFLEVMAKALNVDLDKIGDISLGHKKDLTISSICTVFAESEVISLVSEGEELEDILYGIHRAIADRTMGLINRLGGVEKEAIMAGGVAKNIGVVKALEKVMNTPLKIYVEPQIIGALGAAILALEKA; encoded by the coding sequence ATGTTAGTCGCAGGGATTGATATAGGTTCTATTACAACAGAAGCCCTCCTCTTTGATAAAGAGATGGGTATTGTCGGTTATACAATACTCCAGACTGGAGCTGATTCAAGAAAGACTGCTGAAATTGCCCTTGAAAAGGTTCTTGCATATCCAGGAAAGGATGCATCCGATATATCATATACAATTTCAACCGGCTGCGGGAGAAAAAGGGCTGCCTTTGCAAAAGAATCTGTTACAGAAATTACATGCCTCGCAAAAGGTGTGAACTATCTGTTTCCTGATGCAAGGACAATCATTGACATTGGCGGGCAGGATACCAAGGTAATAAGGGTTAACGAAAAAGGGCGCGTTGTTGAATTCGAGATGAATGATAAATGTGCAGCTGGCACAGGCAGATTCCTCGAAGTAATGGCAAAGGCACTGAATGTGGACCTTGACAAGATAGGTGACATATCATTAGGTCACAAGAAAGATTTAACGATAAGCAGTATATGCACCGTTTTCGCAGAATCAGAGGTTATTTCCCTTGTAAGTGAAGGAGAAGAACTGGAAGATATCCTTTATGGTATCCACAGGGCTATAGCTGACAGAACCATGGGTTTGATAAACAGACTGGGTGGTGTTGAAAAAGAGGCAATAATGGCTGGCGGTGTTGCAAAAAACATCGGTGTTGTAAAAGCACTCGAGAAGGTCATGAACACCCCATTAAAAATTTACGTTGAACCCCAGATTATAGGTGCACTCGGCGCAGCCATACTCGCCCTCGAAAAAGCTTAA
- a CDS encoding 3-hydroxyacyl-CoA dehydrogenase family protein, whose protein sequence is MDIKTIGILGAGVMGNGIAQVAAQAGYNVVMRDIEDRFVEGGMKNIDRFLSKSVEKGKMTADEKGAIMGRIKGTTKMEDLKDVDFVVEVVLEVMDIKKKVFKELDELTRKDVILSSNTSSMSITEIATATNSPERVVGMHFFNPVPLMRLVEVIRGFKTNDETVAVTMDLSKKMGKEPVEVKVDIAGFLVNRLMVPHFVEAIRLYEAGIASKEDIDKAAKLGLNYPMGPFELMDLTGLDINLHVMDYFYEALNKELKWVSPLPLRNLVKAGLLGRKTGKGWYDYTK, encoded by the coding sequence ATGGATATAAAGACAATCGGAATTTTGGGGGCAGGCGTTATGGGAAACGGGATTGCCCAGGTAGCTGCTCAGGCAGGCTATAATGTCGTGATGAGGGATATTGAAGACAGATTTGTTGAAGGTGGTATGAAGAATATCGACAGGTTTCTTTCAAAGAGTGTTGAAAAGGGAAAGATGACGGCAGACGAAAAAGGTGCAATCATGGGAAGAATTAAGGGAACAACCAAGATGGAAGACCTGAAGGATGTGGATTTTGTTGTTGAGGTTGTTCTTGAAGTAATGGATATAAAGAAAAAGGTGTTTAAAGAATTGGATGAGCTTACAAGAAAAGACGTAATACTCTCATCAAATACATCTTCCATGTCTATCACAGAGATTGCAACTGCTACAAATAGTCCCGAAAGGGTTGTGGGTATGCATTTTTTTAATCCTGTCCCGCTTATGAGGCTCGTTGAAGTTATTAGGGGTTTCAAGACAAACGATGAGACAGTTGCGGTAACAATGGACCTATCAAAAAAAATGGGCAAGGAGCCCGTGGAAGTAAAGGTCGACATTGCAGGCTTTTTGGTAAACAGGCTAATGGTTCCACACTTCGTCGAAGCGATAAGGCTTTACGAAGCGGGTATTGCATCGAAAGAGGATATCGATAAGGCTGCAAAGCTTGGTCTCAACTATCCGATGGGTCCCTTTGAACTGATGGACCTGACAGGGCTTGATATCAATCTCCACGTTATGGATTATTTTTACGAAGCATTAAATAAAGAACTCAAATGGGTATCACCCCTGCCGCTCAGAAACTTGGTGAAAGCAGGCCTCCTTGGCAGGAAAACAGGCAAAGGATGGTACGATTACACCAAATAA
- a CDS encoding acetyl-CoA carboxylase biotin carboxyl carrier protein subunit, which translates to MATEVTVPMVGKIVTVSVKVGDTVNEDDQIVTLEAMKMEMPIVAPAGGVIKEIMVSAGQEVEADTVLAIIE; encoded by the coding sequence ATGGCTACAGAAGTAACGGTTCCGATGGTTGGAAAAATAGTAACTGTTAGTGTTAAGGTTGGAGACACAGTCAATGAAGATGATCAGATAGTAACCCTTGAAGCAATGAAGATGGAAATGCCCATCGTTGCACCAGCAGGTGGTGTGATTAAAGAGATAATGGTATCTGCAGGCCAGGAAGTTGAGGCAGACACTGTGCTTGCCATTATAGAATAG
- a CDS encoding NUDIX hydrolase translates to MNTIKTPLLTVDIIIRYKGGIVLIERKNPPPGWALPGGFVEVNESLEEAAIREAKEETSLDVKLIEQFHTYSKPGRDPRFHTVSVVFIGDGEGILKGK, encoded by the coding sequence TTGAATACTATAAAAACCCCCTTACTCACCGTGGACATTATCATCCGTTACAAGGGTGGGATTGTTCTCATTGAACGGAAAAACCCTCCTCCAGGATGGGCACTGCCCGGAGGATTTGTTGAAGTAAATGAATCCCTCGAAGAGGCAGCAATAAGGGAAGCAAAAGAAGAGACCTCTCTTGATGTCAAATTAATTGAACAATTCCACACCTACTCAAAACCGGGTAGGGACCCCCGATTTCATACGGTATCGGTGGTATTCATAGGGGATGGGGAAGGCATACTTAAAGGAAAGG
- a CDS encoding acyl-CoA dehydrogenase family protein, translating into MDFKISEELESMRKMAYDFAVKNIKPTMEEDEKEHKYRPEIMKKMGDQGMFACLAPEKFGGLELEEGNMAATLMAIEVARVSPSWGLPFNLQMNGPQSALLKFGSDELKEQFLPGLIAGTSGGCFAITEPNSGSDVASMKTTAVGVDDGFILNGTKTWISGVPYCDCGIVYAMTDKAAKHKGMSAFFVDFKTPGIVQRAITTKLGLFCAPTGEIFFEEAKIPKSALVGKLGQGFAICMTMLNFTRLSSASRAVGVAQSCIEEAVKYANEREQFGQPIGQFQMIQEQIGRMYVEHEAAKLLVLRAAWQKDQGMNNTLETSMAKYYAAESANFCASEAVKIFGSYGFSSEYPVERYLRDAKSYQIVEGTSNIQKMIIAQFALGYRKA; encoded by the coding sequence ATGGATTTCAAGATATCTGAGGAATTAGAATCAATGCGTAAAATGGCCTATGACTTTGCTGTAAAGAATATTAAACCTACAATGGAAGAAGACGAAAAGGAACACAAATACCGTCCGGAAATTATGAAGAAGATGGGTGATCAGGGAATGTTTGCCTGTCTGGCCCCTGAAAAATTCGGCGGGCTTGAGCTTGAAGAGGGTAATATGGCAGCAACCCTTATGGCAATTGAGGTTGCCAGAGTAAGCCCATCCTGGGGTCTCCCCTTCAACCTCCAGATGAATGGTCCCCAGTCAGCTCTTCTGAAGTTCGGAAGCGATGAATTAAAGGAACAGTTTCTGCCAGGATTAATCGCAGGAACAAGTGGTGGTTGCTTTGCCATCACAGAGCCAAATTCAGGCTCCGATGTTGCCAGCATGAAGACAACAGCAGTAGGAGTTGATGATGGTTTCATCCTTAACGGCACAAAAACATGGATATCAGGTGTACCATACTGTGATTGCGGTATTGTTTATGCCATGACGGACAAGGCTGCAAAACATAAAGGTATGTCTGCCTTCTTCGTCGATTTCAAAACCCCCGGCATCGTCCAGAGGGCTATTACTACGAAGCTAGGGTTATTCTGCGCTCCTACAGGCGAGATATTCTTTGAAGAGGCAAAAATACCGAAGAGTGCCCTTGTTGGAAAACTTGGTCAGGGTTTTGCAATCTGTATGACCATGCTTAATTTTACAAGGTTAAGCTCTGCTTCAAGGGCAGTAGGTGTGGCACAGAGTTGTATTGAGGAAGCTGTAAAATACGCTAATGAGAGGGAACAGTTCGGCCAGCCCATAGGCCAGTTCCAGATGATACAGGAACAGATTGGAAGGATGTATGTTGAACATGAAGCAGCGAAGCTGCTTGTCTTAAGGGCTGCATGGCAGAAAGACCAGGGGATGAACAACACCCTTGAGACCTCCATGGCAAAATACTATGCTGCTGAATCTGCAAATTTCTGCGCCTCTGAAGCAGTAAAGATATTCGGTTCCTACGGATTCTCTTCAGAGTATCCTGTAGAAAGATATCTGAGAGACGCAAAATCCTACCAGATTGTTGAAGGTACTTCAAACATTCAGAAGATGATAATTGCCCAGTTTGCCCTGGGTTACAGGAAGGCTTAA
- a CDS encoding ketoacid-CoA transferase: protein MTQYTDNEMKAISAGRFIKDGDIVFAGTGVSILAATAAKRIYAPKAVVFFETGGVDPSLEEIPMAVSDSRVMSGTCLNSGLIDAFSIVGHRKFHTVAFLGAAQIDKYGNLNTTVIGDYHRPKTRFSGSGGACDVSSFASGVITFMQHEKRRFVDKLDYLTSVGWYKGGDSRKRLGLQRGGAFAVVTNLCVMKFDEETKEMYLAEYYPGITIDRIIENTGFTIDISRAVEALPPSAEELRILREEVDPQKLIL, encoded by the coding sequence ATGACTCAATATACAGACAACGAAATGAAGGCAATAAGCGCAGGCAGATTCATTAAAGACGGTGACATTGTGTTTGCAGGGACAGGGGTGTCGATACTTGCGGCTACAGCAGCAAAAAGGATTTATGCGCCGAAGGCGGTTGTCTTCTTTGAAACAGGCGGGGTTGATCCATCCCTTGAAGAAATACCCATGGCTGTATCAGATTCAAGGGTAATGAGCGGGACTTGTTTAAATTCAGGTTTGATAGATGCCTTTTCAATAGTCGGGCACAGAAAATTCCATACGGTTGCATTTCTTGGGGCAGCCCAGATTGACAAGTATGGAAATCTCAACACAACGGTCATCGGGGATTACCATAGACCGAAAACAAGGTTCTCCGGAAGCGGCGGGGCATGTGATGTTTCATCATTCGCCTCCGGCGTAATCACCTTCATGCAGCACGAAAAGAGGAGATTCGTTGATAAACTTGACTATCTGACAAGCGTGGGCTGGTATAAGGGTGGAGATTCAAGGAAAAGACTCGGCTTGCAGAGAGGTGGAGCATTTGCAGTCGTGACAAACCTCTGCGTTATGAAATTTGATGAGGAAACAAAAGAAATGTATCTTGCCGAATACTATCCGGGTATCACCATTGACAGAATCATTGAGAATACTGGCTTCACGATAGATATCTCGAGGGCAGTTGAAGCATTACCACCATCAGCCGAAGAACTAAGAATTTTAAGGGAAGAGGTAGACCCTCAGAAGTTGATATTATAA